A single Gadus macrocephalus chromosome 22, ASM3116895v1 DNA region contains:
- the LOC132451580 gene encoding thrombospondin type-1 domain-containing protein 7A-like, whose amino-acid sequence MGLAGGGKGTPGVSSGALPLLWRFWPLLLVSVLEVEAQTAEDTKPIYIWQTGPWGRCMGSECGPGGSQSRAVWCAHSEGWTTLHTNCEHASRPHNQQGCFRVCDWHKDMYDWQLGAWNRCLPVAMRGSAGMQRYAAAAAAGVCTRGEEGLQTREVACVQKADAGPAEDAICEYFEPKPRLEQACLIPCPRDCVVSEFSVWTSCSKTCGTGLQNRIRCVLAPPLFGGATCPNLTEFQTCQPGLCEGEESLYSIKLGPWGPCGVPVPRQARQAPREVSREVDLSDRGEADTLDSDAPTRDGGTAGRETPSREGGTPDRADPSSEGGTPDRANPSKEGVIPDKAHPSREGGTPDRAHPSREGGTPDRAHPSREGGTPDGDKPSREGGVPDRETPGRERGAPEGDRPSRERQPAVREKPSREGDAPDRASDKPSRERGTAGREKPSREGGTPTGDKPSSERGTPGRGRDKPSRDKPSRDSDTVGRGGDKMARDGEAPALDSPASEAGPADKTRDNPVREGGPADKTRDNPVREGGPADKTRDNPVREGGPADKTRDNPVREGGPADKTRDNPVREGEPGDRGRDSPAREGKKAAKGNDKPNREVDKLARANRKLRKLIRKQERASRQVDRPKRQKKAKNKEKREKIREKARERLRSEKVKDPETRELLKKKRTKNRQNRPGGKGWDIQMGYRTREVMCVHKSGDSEALSLCSQEGLPVTYQACVVTRDCEVGGWSEWSPCSTRCYEPNGPRGQRTRGRRVAQFTVGPGGAACPELEETEACSPEDGAPPCTVYSWKATEWTECRVDTLLSQQDRRRANQTGLCGGGIQGREVYCVQAGGDTPSNLSALRGREV is encoded by the exons ATGGGGCTGGCCGGCGGAGGGAAGGGGACGCCGGGTGTCTCTAGCGGGGCGCTCCCCCTTCTCTGGAGGTTCTGGCCGCTCCTGCTGGTCTCCGTGCTGGAGGTCGAGGCTCAGACCGCGGAGGACACGAAGCCCATATACATCTGGCAGACAG GGCCGTGGGGCCGCTGCATGGGCAGCGAGTGTGGCCCGGGGGGCAGCCAGAGCCGGGCGGTGTGGTGCGCCCACTCGGAGGGCTGGACCACCCTGCACACCAACTGCGAGCACGCCAGCCGGCCCCACAACCAGCAGGGCTGCTTCCGCGTGTGCGACTGGCACAAGGACATGTACGACTGGCAGCTGGGCGCCTGGAACCGCTGCCTGCCGGTGGCCATGCGCGGCAGCGCCGGCATGCAGCGctacgcggcggcggcggcggccggcgtGTGCACCCGGGGCGAGGAGGGCCTCCAGACCCGcgaggtggcctgcgtccaGAAGGCCGACGCCGGGCCCGCCGAAGACGCCATCTGCGAGTACTTTGAGCCCAAGCCGCGGCTGGAGCAGGCCTGCCTCATCCCCTGCCCCCGGGACTGCGTGGTGTCCGAGTTCAGCGTGTGGACGTCCTGCTCCAAGACCTGCGGCACCGGTCTGCAGAACCGGATCCGCTGCGTGCTGGCGCCGCCGCTGTTTGGCGGCGCGACCTGCCCCAACCTGACTGAGTTCCAGACCTGCCAGCCGGGGCTGTGCGAGGGCGAGGAGAGCCTCTACAGTATCAAGCTGGGCCCCTGGGGCCCCTGTGGCGTCCCCGTGCCACGCCAGGCGAGACAGGCCCCCAGAGAGGTATCCAGGGAGGTGGATTTGTCAGACAGAGGAGAAGCTGATACACTAGACAGTGACGCACCGACTAGGGATGGAGGCAcagcaggtagagagacaccGTCCAGAGAAGGGGGTACACCGGACAGAGCTGATCCATCCAGTGAAGGGGGTACACCAGACAGAGCTAATCCATCCAAAGAAGGGGTTATACCAGACAAAGCCCATCCATCCAGGGAAGGGGGTACACCAGACAGAGCCCATCCATCCAGGGAAGGGGGTACACCAGACAGAGCCCATCCATCCAGGGAAGGGGGTACACCAGACGGAGATAAACCGTCCAGAGAAGGGGGTGTACCAGATAGAGAGACACCGGGCAGGGAAAGGGGTGCGCCAGAAGGAGACAGACcgtccagagagagacagccagcgGTGAGAGAGAAACCATCCAGAGAAGGGGATGCACCCGACAGAGCCAGTGACAAACCATCCAGGGAGAGGGGCACAGCGGGTAGGGAGAAACCGTCAAGAGAAGGGGGTACCCCGACTGGAGACAAACCCTCCAGTGAAAGGGGTACGCCAGGGAGAGGCCGGGACAAACCGTCCAGAGACAAACCATCCAGGGACAGTGACACAGTCGGTAGAGGTGGGGACAAAATGGCCAGAGATGGGGAGGCACCAGCCCTAGACAGCCCAGCCAGTGAAGCGGGTCCAGCAGACAAAACCAGAGACAACCCAGTCAGGGAAGGGGGTCCAGCAGACAAAACCAGAGACAACCCAGTCAGGGAAGGGGGTCCAGCAGACAAAACCAGAGACAACCCAGTCAGGGAAGGGGGTCCAGCAGACAAAACCAGAGACAACCCAGTCAGGGAAGGGGGTCCAGCAGACAAAACCAGAGACAACCCAGTCAGGGAAGGGGAACCAGgggacagaggcagagacagccCAGCCAGGGAAGGTAAAAAGGCAGCCAAAGGCAACGACAAACCAAACCGAGAGGTGGACAAGTTAGCCAGGGCCAATAGAAAACTAAGAAAGCTGATCAGGAAGCAGGAGAGGGCTTCCAgacaggtggaccggcccaaaCGACAGAAGAAGGCCAAGaacaaggagaagagagagaagatcaGGGAGAAGGCCCGCGAGCGGCTGCGCTCGGAGAAGGTTAAGGACCCGGAGACCCGGGAACTGCTCAAGAAGAAGCGCACCAAGAACCGCCAGAACCGGCCGGGGGGGAAGGGCTGGGACATCCAGATGGGGTACCGGACACGAGAAGTGATGTGTGTTCACAAGAGCGGGGACAGCGAGGCACTGAG cctgTGCTCCCAGGAGGGGCTCCCGGTGACCTACCAGGCCTGCGTGGTGACCCGGGACTGCGAGGTGGGCGGCTGGTCCGAGTGGTCCCCCTGCTCCACGCGCTGCTACGAGCCCAacgggccccggggccagcGCACGCGGGGCCGGCGCGTCGCCCAGTTCACGGTGGGGCCGGGCGGCGCGGCGTGCCCCgagctggaggagacggaggcCTGCAGCCCGGAGGACGGGGCCCCGCCCTGCACTGT GTACAGCTGGAAGGCCACCGAGTGGACCGAGTGCAGAGTGGACACGCTGCTCAGCCAGCAGGACCGTCGGCGCGCCAACCAGACGGGCCTGTGTGGAGGAGGCATCCAGGGCCGCGAGGTGTACTGCGTGCAGGCCGGCGGCGACACGCCCTCCAACCTCAGCGCCCTCCGGGGCAGAGAAG TGTGA